A genomic stretch from Flavobacterium nitratireducens includes:
- a CDS encoding shikimate kinase yields the protein MKKIVLLGYMGCGKSTIAKELSKKIEMPFIDLDDFIEKKVNSPIKTIFAEKGEIYFRKLEHECFVELLNFSEPIIIGLGGGTPCYANNHELLKREDIVSIYLKASIETLVNRLSSNKSNRPLIANKNDEEMKEFIATHLFERSFYYNQAQYAVAVDKQTIEQTVQEILSILA from the coding sequence ATGAAGAAAATTGTACTGTTAGGTTATATGGGTTGTGGTAAGTCTACAATTGCCAAAGAATTATCAAAAAAGATTGAAATGCCTTTTATTGATTTGGATGATTTTATCGAAAAAAAGGTGAATTCGCCTATTAAAACAATATTTGCCGAAAAAGGCGAAATCTATTTCAGGAAATTAGAACATGAATGTTTTGTGGAATTGTTGAATTTCTCAGAACCTATAATTATTGGTTTAGGAGGAGGAACACCATGTTATGCAAATAATCATGAATTACTCAAAAGAGAAGATATCGTTTCTATTTATTTGAAAGCTTCGATAGAAACTTTAGTAAATAGATTGTCTTCAAATAAGAGCAATAGACCCCTTATCGCCAACAAAAACGATGAGGAGATGAAAGAGTTTATTGCTACTCATTTATTTGAAAGAAGTTTTTATTATAATCAGGCGCAATATGCTGTGGCGGTTGATAAACAAACTATAGAACAAACGGTTCAAGAAATTTTATCCATTTTAGCTTAA
- a CDS encoding phosphoribosyltransferase family protein, which produces MSKNIILTDQEIKHKTKRIAYQIYETFIDEEEVVLAGIASKGYVFAEKIASELKSISDLKIILCEVHVDKLNPQLAIQTSISAEEYANKGLILIDDVLNSGTTLIYAVKHFLDVPLKKFKTAVLVDRNHKKYPVKADFKGISLSTSLLEHVQVEFDLDGNSNAWLS; this is translated from the coding sequence ATGAGCAAAAATATCATTCTAACCGACCAAGAAATCAAACACAAAACAAAACGTATTGCTTACCAAATCTACGAAACATTTATAGATGAGGAAGAAGTAGTTTTGGCAGGTATCGCATCCAAAGGATATGTATTTGCTGAAAAAATTGCTTCCGAACTAAAATCAATCTCTGACCTTAAAATAATTTTATGTGAAGTTCATGTTGATAAACTAAATCCGCAATTGGCTATACAAACCTCTATTTCAGCAGAAGAATACGCAAATAAAGGTTTAATTCTTATTGATGATGTATTGAATTCAGGCACCACCCTAATCTATGCGGTAAAACACTTTTTGGATGTGCCTTTAAAAAAATTCAAAACAGCCGTTTTAGTCGATCGCAATCATAAAAAATACCCAGTAAAAGCCGATTTCAAAGGAATTTCCCTTTCTACTTCCTTATTAGAACATGTACAAGTCGAATTTGATTTAGACGGTAATAGTAATGCATGGTTAAGCTAA
- a CDS encoding FKBP-type peptidyl-prolyl cis-trans isomerase — translation MNKFKYYFIVIITSLSLFSCSKDDNSFTPEPLKDYADQYKTDSTAIKEYLDTYYLDDADNANLADNDVVFKKITDAVNQKSIMSYLNSPTFPKLLKKEVELHDITYTLYYLVLREGTGDSPCNVDGVLAAYKGDYLYRTTATATTSSELLTKEFEKVTYPQSFLNLYQLVTGWSEVFPEFKIGTSTPKSDGTVEHSGFGSGVMFLPSGLGYYGSGQGTIPSYSPLIFSFKLYGVSRSDLDNDGVPSYLEDINGDGYVYSLASGVVNPDDSDKDGIPDFLDTDDDGDGYTTRYEITKPTNEVGIVNGFNFGLSKYYPYDPVDDNPFTTYNEKEPRGIPAFVGKDTNGKDMFDYTSSVRLRVHLDKNYSKKQ, via the coding sequence ATGAACAAATTTAAGTATTATTTTATTGTAATAATTACAAGCCTCTCTTTATTTTCGTGTTCTAAAGATGACAACTCTTTTACGCCTGAACCGCTTAAGGATTATGCCGATCAATATAAAACGGATTCTACTGCTATTAAAGAATATTTAGATACTTATTATTTGGATGATGCGGACAATGCTAATTTAGCGGATAATGATGTAGTATTTAAAAAAATAACGGATGCTGTAAATCAAAAATCAATCATGTCCTACTTAAATAGTCCAACTTTTCCAAAATTATTGAAAAAAGAAGTTGAATTGCATGATATTACTTATACTTTATATTATTTAGTTTTAAGAGAAGGTACAGGTGATTCACCTTGTAATGTTGATGGTGTACTTGCGGCTTATAAGGGGGATTACTTATATCGTACCACTGCTACTGCCACTACTTCGTCTGAATTGCTAACTAAAGAATTTGAAAAAGTTACTTATCCGCAGTCATTTTTAAATTTATATCAACTGGTTACAGGATGGAGTGAAGTATTTCCTGAATTTAAAATAGGCACATCAACTCCTAAATCAGATGGTACTGTAGAGCATTCAGGTTTTGGATCAGGAGTAATGTTCTTGCCTTCAGGATTGGGTTATTATGGTTCAGGTCAAGGAACAATTCCTAGTTATTCACCACTTATATTTAGTTTTAAATTATATGGTGTGAGTAGATCGGATTTAGATAATGATGGAGTTCCTTCCTATTTAGAGGATATTAATGGGGATGGATATGTTTATTCTTTAGCGTCTGGAGTAGTTAATCCAGATGATTCAGATAAAGATGGAATTCCTGATTTTTTAGATACAGATGATGACGGTGATGGTTACACTACTCGATACGAAATTACTAAACCTACAAATGAAGTAGGTATCGTTAATGGATTTAATTTTGGGTTAAGTAAATATTATCCTTATGACCCTGTAGACGACAATCCTTTTACCACTTACAATGAAAAGGAACCTAGAGGTATACCTGCTTTTGTTGGAAAAGACACCAATGGAAAAGACATGTTTGATTATACTTCTTCTGTTAGGTTAAGAGTTCATTTAGATAAAAATTACTCTAAGAAACAATAA
- a CDS encoding RNA-binding S4 domain-containing protein, protein MRIDKYLWCVRYYKTRNMVTEACKKNHITVNGVVAKPSKEVFPTDKITFRKDQITQTITVLDIPENRVGAKLVDIYRRNDTSPEVYQHLELLKLSKEHYRKSGTGRPTKKDRRDIDDYGNEIHEDEEDDLNSNF, encoded by the coding sequence ATGCGAATAGATAAATATTTATGGTGTGTCCGATATTACAAAACCAGAAATATGGTTACGGAGGCCTGTAAAAAAAATCACATCACTGTAAATGGTGTCGTAGCCAAACCTTCGAAAGAAGTTTTTCCTACTGACAAAATCACTTTTAGAAAAGACCAAATCACTCAAACCATAACTGTTTTAGATATCCCAGAAAATCGTGTTGGTGCAAAATTAGTAGACATCTACAGAAGAAATGATACTTCACCAGAAGTATATCAACATCTGGAATTATTAAAACTTTCTAAAGAACATTATCGAAAAAGTGGTACAGGTCGTCCTACTAAAAAAGATCGTAGAGATATTGATGATTATGGAAACGAAATTCACGAAGACGAAGAAGATGATTTAAATTCCAATTTTTAA